TCAATTGCTGTACCCGTTCGGATGCTTGAGCTGCCACTTCCACGCCGATTCGATGATCTGCTCGGCGGATTCGTATTTCGGCTGCCACTTCAGCATCGATTTGATGCGGTCGCTGCAGGCGATGAGTTTGGCCGGGTCTCCGGGACGGCGCGGGGCGATCTCGAAGTTGACTTTCTTTCCGGTCACCTTTTCGGCCGCGTCGATGATCTCCTTCACCGAGAGACCGTTGCCGGTTCCGAGGTTGTAGTGGCCGCTCTCCGGGGCCGAGAGCGCGAGTTCGTGCGCCTGGGCGAGGTCGAGGATATGGATGTAATCGCGGATGCAGGTGCCGTCCGCCGTCTCGTAGTCGTCGCCGTAGACCATGAGTTTCTCGCGCTTGCCGCGGATCGTCTGCAGGATGATCGGGATCAGGTGGCTTTCGGGACGGTGGTCCTCGCCGTATTTCTCCGACGCGCCGGCCGCGTTGAAGTAGCGCAGCGCGGCGTACTTCATGCCGTGGATTTCGCTGTACCATTTCAGGACCTTCTCGAAACAGAGCTTCGATTCGCCGTACGGATTGATCGGAATCTGCCGGTCGTTTTCGCGGATCGGAATCGACTCCGGCTGGCCGAAGGTCGCCGCGGTGCTCGAGAACACGAAATTCTTGACTCCGCCTTCGACCGCCGCGTCGGCGAGGTTGATGCCGGAGGCGAGGTTGTTGCGGAAGTATTTGGACGGATTCTGCATTGATTCGCCGACCAGGCTGAAAGCCGCGAAGTGCATGACCGCGTCGAATTCGCCTTCGCGGCAGACCTTCTTGATGAGCTCGCGGTCGGCCAGGTTGCCGAGGATGAATTTCGCGCGCGGATCGACCGCCTCGCGGTGGCCCGTGATGAGCGCGTCGAAAATCGTGACTTCATAACCGCGGTCGAGCAGATATTCGGAGCAGGCGCTGCCGATGTAACCCGCGCCGCCGGTGACCAGAACCTTTTTCATGATCTCGCCTTTCTGAATGGAATGATGTAAGAAAAAGCTCAGTCTTAAAAATACAGCAAAACAGCCGGAATTTCAAGTCGTTCGGGTGAAAAGGAGCGAAAGTGTCCGGTTTGTCCGCCCGGAAATCCGGTCCGGACAGCGGCTGTGCTGCCGGATTCGCCGTTTTTTTCGTTTTTTTGTTGCTGCCGCCCTTGACAAAGCGGTGCGGATCGGCCATAATATATACGTATAAGCAAAAGAGAGGCCCATGACCCAGAAGGAAATCGCAAAACTGCTGAACGTGTCGCAGCCGACCGTTTCGATGGCCCTGAATGGGTCGGAACGGATCAGCCGGGAGCTGCGTGACGCGGTGCGGAAACTCGCCGACCGTTCGGGCTACCGGCCGAACCTGGCCGGGCAGCTGCTGCGGCAGGGGCGCAGCAATGTGGTCGGCGCGGTGTTTCCTTCGCTGACCAACAATTTTTTTGCGGAACTGTTTCAGGAGCTTCAGAATCAGTTGATTCCGCACGGTTATCTGCTCTATCTGGTTCAGCCCGGCGCGGATGGGGAGCTTCCGGCAGCCGCGGAGTGTCTGCGGCGGATGCAGGCCGCCGGCGTTATTGCGATCGGGAGCGCCGCGGAGTCGCTGCTCCGATTGAAGGAGGACGGAATCGCGCTCGTGCTCTATGGCGGCGACTCCCGGCTGGAACTCGGCGTGAGTCAGGTGCTGCCGGACCGCTACGCTGCCGGGCGGGAGGCCGTCCGCCACCTGCTTGCCGCCGGGCGGCGGCGGATCGCGTTTCTCGGCATGAAGAATCCGCAGGAGCCCCGCTGCCGGGCCTATCTCGACGTTCTTGCGGAGGCCGGGCTTGAGCCGTTGACGCTCCGGGCCGGGGAGGACGGCGATTCGCCTGAAGCCGGCTGCCGGCTCATGCGGGAGCTGCTGTTCTCCCGCCCCGATACGGATGCGGTCTTCATGCACAACGACGAGCTGGCGGTCGGGGCGCTCCGGGCTGCGCTGCAGCTGGGGCGGAAGGTGCCGGAGGAGCTGGCGGTTTTCGGGTTCGACAGCATCGGGACCGGCCGTTATCTGAGTCCCGCGCTGACTTCGGTCGAACAGCCGCGGCGGGAGATCGCCGCCGCTCTGGTGGCGGAACTGCTCGCCACGCTGGCCGATCCGGCGCACTGCCGCTTTGTCCCGGTCGCCTGCCGTCTGGTGATCCGGGAGTCGGCATGATTTTTTTGAACTTTTATCTATACGTATCAGCAAAAAAGAATGAGGGAGCGGCATGGGCATTCACGCGAATTACGAATGGAGGAAGATTTCCCCGGACGGCGTCAGTTGTTTTTTCGGCTATTACGACCGCAACCCGTGGAATCTGGCGCAGTCGCTGCACCTTGCGATGCGGATTCCGCAGGAGGAGCGCCTGCCGTTCCCCGGCGAGACGGCTGAAATCGGCGTGATCGGCGAAGACGGCTACGAGCCGCTCGTGACGA
This DNA window, taken from Victivallis lenta, encodes the following:
- the galE gene encoding UDP-glucose 4-epimerase GalE, which encodes MKKVLVTGGAGYIGSACSEYLLDRGYEVTIFDALITGHREAVDPRAKFILGNLADRELIKKVCREGEFDAVMHFAAFSLVGESMQNPSKYFRNNLASGINLADAAVEGGVKNFVFSSTAATFGQPESIPIRENDRQIPINPYGESKLCFEKVLKWYSEIHGMKYAALRYFNAAGASEKYGEDHRPESHLIPIILQTIRGKREKLMVYGDDYETADGTCIRDYIHILDLAQAHELALSAPESGHYNLGTGNGLSVKEIIDAAEKVTGKKVNFEIAPRRPGDPAKLIACSDRIKSMLKWQPKYESAEQIIESAWKWQLKHPNGYSN
- a CDS encoding LacI family DNA-binding transcriptional regulator → MTQKEIAKLLNVSQPTVSMALNGSERISRELRDAVRKLADRSGYRPNLAGQLLRQGRSNVVGAVFPSLTNNFFAELFQELQNQLIPHGYLLYLVQPGADGELPAAAECLRRMQAAGVIAIGSAAESLLRLKEDGIALVLYGGDSRLELGVSQVLPDRYAAGREAVRHLLAAGRRRIAFLGMKNPQEPRCRAYLDVLAEAGLEPLTLRAGEDGDSPEAGCRLMRELLFSRPDTDAVFMHNDELAVGALRAALQLGRKVPEELAVFGFDSIGTGRYLSPALTSVEQPRREIAAALVAELLATLADPAHCRFVPVACRLVIRESA